The following proteins are encoded in a genomic region of Polynucleobacter paludilacus:
- the tal gene encoding transaldolase, producing MPSALEQLKAFTTVVADTGDFERMRQFMPQDATTNPSLILKAAQQSNYQALVDQVKAAHPGMKPADLVDYILVAFGLEILKIVPGRVSTEVDARLSFDTAATIAKAKHLINLYESHGILRDRVLIKLAGTWEGIQAAKALEAEGIHCNMTLLFSLVQAAACGSANVQLISPFVGRITDWFKVKLASEWNESHTGAHDPGVLSVKRIYQYYKHFGIQTEIMGASFRNTSQILELAGCDLLTISPELLAELQNSEQLVMRKLISSSDTSSEIVKLKLDESSFRLQLNNDAMATEKLAEGIRNFCIDTEKLENLLS from the coding sequence ATGCCATCCGCCTTAGAACAACTCAAAGCATTTACGACCGTCGTCGCCGATACCGGGGATTTTGAGCGCATGCGGCAATTTATGCCACAAGATGCGACCACGAATCCTTCTTTGATTCTGAAGGCTGCCCAACAAAGCAATTATCAGGCATTGGTCGACCAGGTTAAAGCCGCTCATCCTGGTATGAAACCTGCTGACTTAGTTGACTATATTTTGGTCGCCTTTGGTCTGGAAATTCTGAAGATTGTTCCTGGGCGAGTCTCTACTGAAGTCGATGCACGCCTCTCTTTTGATACAGCTGCAACGATTGCTAAAGCCAAACATCTCATCAACCTCTATGAATCCCATGGCATCCTGCGTGATCGCGTACTGATTAAATTAGCAGGAACTTGGGAAGGTATACAGGCAGCAAAGGCTTTAGAAGCTGAAGGCATTCATTGCAATATGACTTTGCTCTTCTCTTTGGTGCAGGCTGCCGCATGTGGCTCCGCCAATGTGCAATTGATCTCCCCATTTGTGGGTCGCATCACCGATTGGTTCAAAGTGAAATTAGCGAGCGAGTGGAATGAGAGTCATACCGGCGCTCATGACCCTGGCGTGCTATCTGTGAAGCGGATCTATCAATACTACAAACACTTCGGCATTCAAACTGAAATCATGGGTGCGAGTTTTCGCAATACCAGTCAGATTTTAGAATTAGCGGGTTGCGATCTACTCACAATCAGCCCTGAGCTCTTGGCAGAACTGCAAAATAGCGAGCAACTGGTTATGCGCAAATTGATTAGCTCAAGTGATACCTCAAGCGAGATAGTCAAATTAAAGCTAGATGAGTCTAGCTTTAGACTGCAACTCAATAATGATGCGATGGCTACTGAGAAGTTAGCTGAGGGTATTCGGAACTTCTGTATTGATACTGAAAAGCTAGAGAACTTACTGAGCTAA
- the rpiA gene encoding ribose-5-phosphate isomerase RpiA encodes MTQDQLKQLVGEAARDEVLKLPAGQILGVGTGSTVNYFIDAIAPHKSHFAGTVSSSNASTERLLKHGFTVLDPNDVVQLPVYVDGADEIDPQGNMIKGGGGALTREKIIASMANQFLCICDSSKQVPVLGHFPLPIEVMPMACAIVTREMEKLGGKVALRLQKSVRADLNQTPSQAFVTDNGGWILEVTGLSITDPAALEAQINQIAGVLTVGIFAKEKADVLLVSNATGIKRIVL; translated from the coding sequence ATGACTCAAGATCAATTAAAGCAGTTAGTCGGCGAAGCTGCTCGTGATGAGGTTCTGAAGCTTCCTGCAGGGCAAATTCTGGGTGTGGGTACCGGTTCAACGGTGAACTACTTTATCGACGCTATCGCACCCCACAAAAGCCATTTCGCTGGTACGGTATCGAGTTCGAATGCCAGTACCGAGCGCCTCTTAAAGCATGGCTTCACGGTGCTGGATCCCAATGACGTCGTCCAATTACCGGTCTATGTAGATGGTGCTGACGAGATTGACCCTCAGGGCAATATGATCAAAGGCGGGGGCGGTGCTTTAACTAGAGAAAAGATCATTGCCTCAATGGCCAATCAGTTTCTGTGTATTTGCGACTCCTCAAAACAAGTTCCGGTATTGGGTCACTTTCCGCTCCCCATTGAAGTGATGCCCATGGCCTGCGCCATCGTGACCCGCGAGATGGAAAAGCTGGGTGGCAAGGTAGCGCTGAGATTGCAAAAGAGTGTTCGTGCAGATTTAAACCAAACCCCCAGCCAAGCATTCGTGACTGATAACGGTGGCTGGATTTTGGAAGTTACGGGGCTGAGCATTACCGATCCTGCAGCACTTGAGGCGCAGATTAATCAAATTGCTGGTGTGCTGACTGTTGGCATCTTTGCTAAAGAAAAAGCCGATGTCCTATTGGTTAGTAATGCCACTGGAATCAAGCGCATCGTTCTTTGA
- a CDS encoding oxidative damage protection protein: MARMVQCIKLNKEAEGMDFAPLPGELGKKLWNEVSKEAWAAWLKHQTMLINENRLNMADPRARQYLLKQVEKYFYEGGADAAQGFIPPSE, translated from the coding sequence ATGGCACGCATGGTTCAATGCATCAAACTCAATAAAGAAGCTGAGGGTATGGATTTCGCTCCACTTCCTGGTGAATTGGGCAAAAAGCTCTGGAATGAAGTCTCTAAAGAGGCCTGGGCAGCTTGGTTAAAGCATCAAACCATGCTCATTAACGAAAACCGCCTCAATATGGCTGACCCTCGAGCTCGTCAATACTTGCTCAAGCAGGTAGAAAAGTACTTTTATGAAGGCGGCGCTGATGCAGCGCAGGGTTTCATTCCACCATCTGAATAA